A region from the Nostoc sp. HK-01 genome encodes:
- a CDS encoding NADPH-dependent FMN reductase — protein sequence MFKTLVFYGSYRSDRQGIKAARFIIDQLQQRNHEVIFVDAMEYDFGILDRMYKEYDQGQAPAKMAELAEHIRTADGFVVITGEYNHSIQPGLSNLMDHYLEEYYFRPAGIVSYSAGGFGGVRAAIQLRSFLGEMGMVTISTMFAISKIGDSLDESGTAQEASLTKRVGQFLQELEWYEEALQRQRKEKGTPF from the coding sequence ATGTTTAAAACATTAGTTTTCTACGGTTCCTACAGGAGCGATCGCCAAGGCATCAAAGCTGCTAGATTTATCATTGATCAACTCCAGCAAAGAAATCATGAGGTAATTTTTGTCGATGCTATGGAGTATGACTTTGGCATCTTAGACCGAATGTATAAGGAGTATGATCAAGGTCAGGCTCCGGCAAAAATGGCAGAATTGGCAGAACATATCCGCACAGCCGACGGTTTTGTTGTGATTACTGGAGAATACAATCATTCCATTCAGCCAGGATTGAGTAATCTGATGGATCATTATCTTGAAGAATACTATTTCCGTCCAGCTGGTATTGTCTCCTACTCAGCTGGTGGCTTTGGCGGTGTACGCGCAGCTATACAGTTACGCTCGTTTCTAGGAGAGATGGGAATGGTTACTATTTCCACCATGTTTGCTATCTCCAAAATTGGCGACTCTTTAGATGAATCAGGTACTGCACAAGAAGCGAGTTTGACTAAGCGAGTTGGTCAATTTTTACAGGAATTGGAGTGGTACGAAGAAGCATTGCAACGCCAACGAAAAGAAAAAGGCACTCCGTTCTAA
- a CDS encoding conserved repeat domain protein translates to MLKSQTSQTHPLKLIRSLTLILTTLSYQSLILLTQTPAIAQFAPRLCATPGKDGPSSLGGIINTYYAGATNTTVAAGSTSIPVGAINPNGSTTPIAAGDLLLIIQMQGADIDASNTDSYGNGVSGGGNNSNVSLTPVTTGASGNLNNANFTAGNYEYVVATGPIAGGSIPIQGTNGGGLINSYSNTPFGTQGQRTYQVIRVPQYSSATMSSSLTAAPWNGATGGILIYDVAGNLNLASATVDVSGIGFRGGAGRQLTGTTGLLRTDYVTSSTSDANGSKGEGTAGTPRYVLNSATISATDNGVEGYPGGSYGRGAPGNAGGGSTDGQPINNRHNSGGGGGSNGGTGGLGGRSWTSGVYVGGFGGASFPANSNRVVLGGGGGAGTTNQATSATTGVPTNGIASSGANGGGMVLIRTASVSGSGTINANGATAFDVRQDGTGGGGAGGSVMVTSANNNLAGLTVNARGGNGGNVKYSNAAEPFGGAHGPGGGGGGGVVFTSAGANVNVTGGQSGTAKDPIDPVDPYFGATAGAGGISQAVGAVPGANSGAECVPQLTITKTTSTPGPIIKPGKATYTITVANAANRATATNIDITDPLPSGFSFDGSVAPTVTLNGGATRTSVTNPATGATTLNFSSFNIPGGASVQITFTTDVAATVPDGVYNNGATATYLDPTRTIANGTTSVTYDPATVGEEVAVGSAAPTPILRLRGVKRITNVVRNGLPLSGVNFGSFINDPNDQNDNAPGWSQLSPVGIINLSSQFTLQSGDEVEYTIYFLADGNQPIQNARFCDPIPTGTTFISNSFASASGILVNLANTNTPRTNAADGDNGSFFSPLAPLSANNVCPNQTNPTGAVVVNFGTLNYTSGNNFGFVRFRVRVD, encoded by the coding sequence ATGCTAAAATCCCAAACCTCTCAAACCCATCCCCTCAAACTCATCCGTAGTTTAACCCTCATCCTCACTACCCTCAGCTATCAAAGCCTAATATTACTCACCCAAACACCAGCCATAGCCCAATTTGCACCCCGCTTGTGTGCCACCCCCGGTAAAGACGGCCCCAGCAGCTTAGGTGGCATCATCAATACTTACTACGCTGGTGCGACAAATACAACCGTTGCCGCAGGCTCAACCTCCATTCCTGTCGGCGCAATTAACCCCAACGGTTCTACCACTCCCATTGCTGCTGGTGACTTATTGTTAATTATCCAAATGCAAGGCGCAGATATTGATGCCAGCAACACTGATAGTTACGGTAACGGAGTTTCTGGTGGTGGTAACAATAGTAATGTCTCCCTTACTCCCGTAACCACAGGCGCTAGTGGCAACCTCAACAATGCCAACTTCACAGCAGGTAATTACGAATACGTTGTCGCTACTGGGCCAATAGCTGGTGGTTCCATCCCCATTCAAGGCACAAATGGCGGAGGATTAATTAATTCCTACAGTAATACCCCATTTGGTACTCAAGGACAAAGAACCTATCAAGTAATTCGTGTACCGCAATATTCTAGTGCCACTATGAGTTCTAGCCTCACCGCCGCGCCGTGGAATGGGGCGACAGGAGGAATTTTAATTTATGACGTTGCAGGCAATTTGAATTTAGCCAGCGCCACTGTAGATGTGAGTGGTATTGGTTTCCGTGGCGGTGCAGGTCGTCAGTTAACTGGTACTACTGGTCTCCTCCGTACAGATTATGTAACTTCATCCACTAGTGATGCCAACGGTTCCAAAGGAGAAGGTACTGCTGGCACACCCCGCTATGTACTTAACTCAGCCACCATCTCAGCTACTGATAATGGTGTTGAAGGCTATCCTGGTGGGAGTTACGGCCGTGGCGCACCTGGTAACGCTGGCGGTGGTAGCACCGATGGTCAACCAATCAACAACAGACACAATTCCGGTGGTGGTGGTGGTAGTAACGGCGGTACTGGTGGTCTAGGCGGTCGTTCTTGGACATCTGGAGTATATGTTGGTGGTTTTGGTGGTGCTAGTTTTCCTGCTAACAGTAATCGGGTTGTTTTAGGTGGCGGCGGTGGTGCTGGTACCACAAATCAGGCAACTAGTGCAACTACAGGTGTTCCGACTAATGGTATTGCTAGTAGTGGCGCTAATGGTGGCGGTATGGTGTTAATTCGCACAGCTAGTGTCAGTGGTAGCGGGACTATCAATGCAAACGGAGCCACTGCTTTTGATGTGCGTCAAGATGGCACTGGTGGCGGTGGTGCTGGTGGTAGCGTGATGGTGACATCTGCAAATAATAACCTTGCTGGTTTAACTGTGAATGCTAGAGGTGGTAATGGTGGCAACGTTAAATACAGCAATGCTGCTGAACCTTTTGGTGGCGCTCATGGCCCTGGCGGTGGCGGCGGTGGCGGGGTTGTTTTTACTAGTGCTGGTGCTAATGTTAACGTTACAGGTGGGCAAAGTGGCACAGCGAAAGACCCCATTGATCCTGTAGACCCTTACTTTGGTGCTACCGCAGGTGCAGGTGGTATCAGCCAAGCTGTTGGCGCTGTCCCTGGGGCAAATTCTGGTGCAGAATGCGTCCCCCAACTGACTATTACTAAAACCACCAGTACACCAGGGCCAATTATCAAGCCAGGTAAGGCAACTTATACCATCACTGTGGCCAATGCGGCTAACCGAGCAACTGCTACCAATATTGATATTACCGATCCTTTGCCGAGCGGTTTTAGTTTTGATGGCTCTGTTGCTCCTACTGTGACATTGAATGGCGGTGCAACACGCACTAGTGTGACTAACCCAGCTACTGGCGCAACGACGCTGAATTTTAGCAGCTTCAACATTCCCGGTGGCGCAAGTGTGCAAATTACCTTTACTACAGATGTTGCTGCGACTGTGCCTGATGGAGTGTACAACAATGGTGCTACTGCAACTTATCTTGACCCTACCCGAACAATAGCAAATGGTACAACCAGCGTCACTTACGACCCAGCAACAGTAGGAGAGGAAGTAGCTGTAGGTTCTGCTGCACCAACTCCCATTCTCAGGTTGCGTGGTGTGAAACGAATTACCAATGTTGTGAGAAATGGTTTGCCTTTGAGCGGTGTTAACTTTGGTAGTTTTATTAATGATCCTAATGACCAAAACGATAACGCTCCAGGTTGGTCTCAACTTTCCCCAGTAGGCATTATTAATCTGAGTTCGCAATTCACTTTACAAAGTGGCGATGAAGTGGAATATACAATTTACTTTCTTGCCGATGGCAACCAGCCAATACAAAACGCTAGATTTTGTGACCCTATCCCTACAGGTACAACATTTATTAGTAACAGCTTTGCTTCCGCTAGTGGAATTTTAGTAAATTTAGCTAATACCAATACACCCAGAACTAATGCTGCGGATGGCGATAATGGTAGCTTTTTCTCGCCTTTAGCTCCTTTAAGTGCTAATAATGTATGTCCTAATCAAACTAATCCCACAGGTGCAGTAGTTGTGAATTTTGGTACTCTCAACTATACATCAGGTAATAATTTCGGGTTTGTACGCTTCCGTGTCCGTGTAGATTAA
- the hemH gene encoding ferrochelatase produces the protein MGRVGVLLLNLGGPDKLEDVGPFLYNLFSDPEIIRLPFRWLQRPLAWFIASRRVKTSQENYKQIGGGSPLRRITEAQGEALKEQLSDLGQEANIYVGMRYWHPYTEEAIALLTQDDIDKLVILPLYPQFSISTSGSSFRLLEKLWQEDPKLQRLEYTVIPSWYKQPNYLRAMADLIAQEIDQCLNPDEVHIFFSAHGVPKSYVEEAGDPYQQEIEECTYLIMQTLNRPNAHTLAYQSRVGPVEWLQPYTEDALKELGAQGVKDIVVVPISFVSEHIETLQEIDIEYREIAEEAGIHNFRRAPAPNTHPVFIRALADLVVEALEQPNFKLSQAAQMKKRVKMYPPESWEWGMTTSAEVWNGRIAMLGFIALIIELVTGHGLLHMIGLLQ, from the coding sequence ATGGGTCGTGTAGGCGTTTTATTACTCAATCTCGGTGGCCCCGATAAGTTAGAGGATGTCGGGCCATTTTTGTACAATTTATTTTCTGATCCCGAAATCATTCGCCTACCATTTCGCTGGTTGCAAAGACCCCTAGCGTGGTTCATTGCCTCGCGGCGTGTGAAAACTTCTCAAGAAAATTATAAACAAATTGGTGGTGGTTCTCCCTTACGGCGAATTACAGAAGCGCAAGGAGAAGCTTTAAAAGAACAGTTGAGTGATTTAGGGCAAGAAGCTAACATCTACGTAGGTATGCGTTATTGGCATCCTTATACAGAAGAAGCGATCGCCCTCCTAACTCAAGATGATATCGATAAACTGGTCATTCTGCCTCTTTATCCACAATTTTCCATTAGTACTAGTGGTTCTAGTTTCCGGTTATTAGAAAAACTTTGGCAAGAAGACCCAAAACTACAACGTCTTGAATACACTGTTATTCCTTCCTGGTACAAACAACCAAATTACCTACGAGCGATGGCGGATCTTATCGCTCAGGAAATAGACCAATGTCTTAATCCTGATGAGGTACATATCTTCTTTAGCGCTCACGGTGTACCTAAAAGCTACGTTGAAGAAGCAGGCGACCCCTATCAGCAAGAAATTGAGGAATGCACATATTTAATTATGCAGACCCTCAATCGTCCTAATGCTCACACTTTGGCTTATCAAAGCCGTGTCGGCCCGGTAGAATGGCTGCAACCTTATACTGAAGATGCGCTGAAAGAATTAGGCGCACAAGGCGTAAAAGATATAGTAGTTGTACCCATCAGTTTTGTCTCCGAACACATCGAGACACTGCAAGAAATTGACATTGAATATCGAGAAATTGCGGAAGAAGCCGGAATTCACAACTTCCGTCGCGCACCTGCACCGAATACTCATCCAGTGTTTATTAGAGCCTTGGCTGATTTAGTTGTTGAAGCACTGGAACAACCTAATTTCAAGCTGTCACAAGCAGCCCAAATGAAAAAAAGGGTGAAGATGTACCCGCCAGAAAGTTGGGAATGGGGTATGACTACCAGTGCAGAAGTCTGGAATGGTCGAATTGCCATGTTAGGGTTTATTGCTTTAATTATTGAGTTAGTGACTGGTCATGGCTTATTACACATGATTGGACTGTTGCAATAA
- a CDS encoding WD-40 repeat-containing protein: MKLQQRNRRRGVILTLQGLQKLQNAKSELENVENFGKRYSREALGFRMGLDPDTVAKVFNCEVGVDRQTLSYCFKALNLQLEPDDYQLANPDINPQKSYTKTQIDLGTAPDVSLFCGRTTELETLKHWIIAESPQNSAIPCRLITLLGMSGMGKTWLSVKLAEQLQDQFEFVIWRSLLPAPPVNELLADLITILSEGQETNLPESFAYRISRLIHYLQNHRCLLILDGADRLLQECAVSEITCRDCIWIYQKTSGEYCELFRKVGETIHQSCLILTSRLQSYEITPLEGNTRPMRVFSLQGLEVKDIPELFQTKGNFRGTAEDWNQLTKIYAGNPHILNRIATTIQQFFDGSITEFLKQNVAVFGSIINQLYPEFEQLSDVSKETIQYMALHHQPISFSQLRTMIPSSISSQELLETLEILQSRACINTKAGMFSLQPMMVEYAKLFIPNEKVTKFQPSALLEPEHQPGLTQCHKQLQCVNRVNASYY; encoded by the coding sequence ATGAAATTACAACAAAGAAATCGTAGACGTGGTGTAATCCTCACGCTTCAAGGATTACAGAAACTCCAAAATGCAAAATCTGAATTAGAAAATGTTGAAAATTTTGGTAAACGTTATAGTCGTGAAGCTTTAGGCTTTCGTATGGGTTTAGATCCCGATACAGTAGCAAAGGTATTTAACTGTGAAGTCGGGGTAGATAGACAAACTTTAAGTTACTGTTTTAAAGCCTTGAACCTCCAGCTAGAACCTGATGATTACCAGCTTGCTAATCCAGATATCAACCCACAAAAAAGCTATACAAAGACTCAAATTGATTTGGGAACAGCGCCAGATGTATCGCTTTTTTGTGGACGCACAACAGAATTAGAAACTCTCAAACACTGGATTATCGCTGAATCTCCTCAAAATTCAGCCATACCCTGTCGTTTGATTACTCTATTGGGTATGAGTGGTATGGGCAAAACTTGGCTATCGGTGAAGCTGGCTGAACAACTTCAGGATCAGTTCGAGTTTGTGATTTGGCGATCGCTTCTTCCTGCTCCTCCGGTTAACGAACTTCTCGCAGACTTGATCACTATCCTCTCAGAAGGTCAAGAAACTAATCTACCAGAATCATTTGCTTACAGAATTTCCCGATTGATTCATTATTTGCAAAATCATCGTTGCTTACTGATTTTAGACGGCGCTGATAGGCTCCTCCAAGAATGTGCAGTTTCAGAAATTACTTGTCGAGACTGCATTTGGATCTATCAAAAAACCAGTGGAGAGTATTGTGAATTATTTAGAAAGGTAGGAGAAACTATTCATCAAAGTTGCTTAATTTTAACCAGTCGCCTCCAATCCTATGAGATCACCCCACTGGAAGGAAACACAAGGCCTATGCGAGTATTTTCTCTCCAAGGATTAGAGGTAAAAGACATACCAGAACTTTTCCAAACAAAAGGAAACTTTAGAGGAACAGCAGAAGACTGGAATCAATTAACTAAAATCTACGCAGGAAATCCTCATATTCTCAACCGCATTGCCACGACCATTCAACAGTTCTTTGATGGTAGTATAACTGAATTCTTAAAACAAAACGTCGCAGTTTTCGGGAGTATTATTAACCAATTATATCCAGAATTTGAGCAGCTTTCAGATGTATCTAAAGAGACAATTCAATACATGGCACTTCATCATCAACCAATTTCTTTTTCACAACTACGAACGATGATCCCATCTTCAATTTCATCTCAAGAACTTTTAGAAACTTTAGAAATACTACAATCACGAGCCTGTATTAATACTAAAGCAGGTATGTTTTCTCTCCAACCGATGATGGTTGAATATGCAAAGCTTTTTATTCCTAACGAGAAGGTTACTAAATTTCAACCAAGCGCATTACTGGAGCCAGAGCATCAACCAGGGCTTACGCAGTGTCACAAGCAATTGCAGTGTGTCAACAGGGTAAACGCATCTTACTATTGA
- a CDS encoding UbiE/COQ5 methyltransferase has product MATILRDLSYRYQWLYDAISRVAAISVGGETRFRQLALQGLTINSDTKVLDLCCGSGQSTQFLVKYSQNVTGLDASPKSLQRAKQNVPEASYIEAFAEKMPFAENSFDVVHTSAALHEMHAEQLRQIIQEVYRVLKPGGVFTLVDFHAPNNPIFWPGVSVFLLLFETETAWELIKTDLPELLKEIGFKIEKKQLYAGGSLQVIHAKK; this is encoded by the coding sequence ATGGCCACAATTTTACGTGATTTAAGTTACCGCTATCAATGGTTGTATGATGCTATTTCCCGCGTAGCTGCTATCAGCGTCGGTGGTGAAACCCGTTTTCGCCAACTTGCCTTACAAGGCTTAACAATTAATTCAGATACTAAGGTATTAGATTTATGTTGTGGTAGTGGGCAATCTACACAATTTTTAGTGAAATATTCACAAAATGTAACAGGATTAGATGCCTCACCAAAATCTTTGCAAAGAGCAAAACAAAACGTCCCAGAAGCCTCATATATAGAAGCTTTTGCCGAAAAAATGCCCTTTGCCGAGAATTCTTTTGATGTGGTACATACCAGCGCCGCATTACATGAAATGCACGCTGAACAATTACGACAAATTATTCAAGAAGTATATCGAGTGCTGAAACCAGGCGGTGTGTTTACATTAGTAGATTTTCATGCTCCGAATAATCCCATATTTTGGCCTGGTGTCTCAGTTTTTTTACTATTGTTTGAAACAGAAACAGCTTGGGAGTTAATCAAAACCGATTTACCAGAGTTATTAAAGGAAATCGGCTTCAAAATAGAGAAGAAACAATTATATGCAGGCGGGAGTTTGCAAGTAATTCACGCGAAGAAATAA
- a CDS encoding bifunctional phosphopantothenoylcysteine decarboxylase/phosphopantothenate synthase has product MSNLQSPSENRNKRVLICVGGGIAAYKVCEVVSTLFKSGVEVRVILTRSAQEFITPLTLATLSRHPAYTDNDFWQPTHSRPLHIELGEWADLIVIAPLTANTLAKLTYGMADNLLTNTVLASTCPVLLAPAMNTDMWEQLTVQRNWQQLLTDSRYHGMSTASGLLACDRIGAGRMAEPSEIVTRIQSLLHTGGKRDLVGKHILISAGGTREYLDPVRFIGNPSTGKMGLALAQAALHRGANVTLVHGVASWDVPLGLQAIPVISAEEMQQVMLEYLPNADVIVMSAAVADVKPKYYSTEKLPKRSLPQALPLEPVPDIVAQLAQLKQPHQLLIGFAAQTGDIITPAKEKLQTKKLDVIVANPIDQPDSGFGSNNNQAIFLDGQNHQLEIAHCSKLEMAHHLFNFVMSRNA; this is encoded by the coding sequence ATGTCTAATCTTCAATCTCCAAGTGAAAATCGCAACAAAAGGGTTCTTATTTGTGTAGGCGGCGGTATCGCCGCCTATAAAGTTTGTGAGGTGGTTTCGACGCTGTTTAAAAGCGGGGTAGAAGTTCGCGTAATTCTCACCCGTTCAGCGCAAGAATTTATCACACCTCTGACTTTAGCTACTCTTTCCCGTCACCCTGCCTATACAGATAATGATTTTTGGCAACCAACTCACTCTCGTCCGTTGCATATTGAGTTGGGAGAATGGGCTGATTTAATCGTAATTGCACCTTTAACAGCGAATACATTAGCTAAGTTAACCTACGGAATGGCTGATAATTTGCTGACGAATACGGTGTTAGCTTCGACTTGTCCGGTGTTGTTAGCGCCAGCGATGAATACGGATATGTGGGAACAGTTGACGGTGCAACGCAATTGGCAACAGTTGTTAACAGATAGCCGTTATCATGGGATGAGTACAGCATCAGGGTTATTAGCGTGCGATCGCATCGGTGCTGGTAGAATGGCGGAACCATCAGAAATTGTCACTCGCATTCAATCTTTATTACATACTGGCGGTAAGCGAGATTTAGTCGGTAAACACATATTGATTAGTGCTGGGGGAACGCGAGAGTATCTCGACCCAGTAAGATTTATTGGCAACCCTTCTACAGGAAAAATGGGTTTGGCGTTAGCCCAAGCCGCACTGCATCGCGGTGCAAATGTGACTTTAGTGCATGGTGTAGCTAGTTGGGATGTACCTCTAGGTTTGCAAGCTATACCTGTGATTTCAGCCGAGGAAATGCAACAGGTAATGCTGGAATATTTACCGAATGCTGATGTGATTGTGATGTCAGCAGCTGTGGCTGATGTCAAGCCTAAATATTATAGTACCGAGAAATTGCCCAAGCGATCGCTCCCCCAAGCGTTACCTCTAGAACCTGTACCTGATATCGTTGCCCAACTAGCACAACTTAAACAACCACATCAATTATTAATTGGCTTCGCTGCACAAACGGGAGATATCATCACCCCTGCAAAGGAAAAGTTGCAGACTAAGAAATTAGATGTAATTGTTGCTAATCCCATCGATCAGCCTGATAGTGGTTTTGGGAGTAATAATAATCAAGCCATATTTTTAGATGGGCAGAATCATCAATTAGAAATTGCCCATTGTTCTAAGTTGGAAATGGCGCATCATCTGTTTAATTTTGTGATGAGTCGCAATGCTTGA
- a CDS encoding phospholipase/carboxylesterase: protein MKQSKILRQLRRVDFRSKHLSLQFINVPPANSQPPVGLIVALHGWGANAEDVASLLPYFQLPNYQFVFPNAPYPHPYSSVGKAWYELRNENMYEGLAESRQLLTDFLESLESSTGVPLSRTILCGFSQGGAMTLEVGLKLPLAGLTVMSGYLHPDAVPTGKKEIPPTLVMHGTQDEVVPLQAAIRTRETLQSLGFALDYLEFEAGHEINLQMLEALRNFVLKTIG, encoded by the coding sequence ATGAAGCAGAGTAAAATTCTTAGACAATTGAGAAGAGTTGATTTCAGGAGCAAGCATCTGTCTTTACAATTTATCAATGTCCCCCCGGCTAATTCTCAACCCCCGGTTGGCTTAATTGTCGCTTTGCACGGTTGGGGTGCTAATGCTGAGGATGTGGCATCTTTATTGCCTTATTTTCAATTACCGAATTACCAGTTTGTTTTTCCCAATGCACCTTATCCCCATCCTTATTCTTCTGTGGGTAAGGCGTGGTATGAATTGCGAAATGAGAATATGTATGAGGGTTTGGCTGAAAGTCGGCAATTACTCACTGACTTTTTGGAATCTTTAGAAAGCAGCACTGGTGTACCTTTATCGCGGACGATTTTGTGTGGGTTTTCTCAAGGTGGGGCGATGACTTTAGAAGTGGGGTTAAAGTTACCTTTAGCTGGTTTAACGGTAATGAGTGGCTATTTACATCCTGATGCTGTACCGACGGGTAAAAAGGAAATTCCGCCGACTTTGGTTATGCACGGTACTCAAGATGAAGTTGTGCCATTACAAGCAGCCATCAGAACCCGGGAAACTTTGCAGTCTCTGGGTTTTGCCTTAGATTACCTGGAATTTGAGGCGGGACATGAAATTAATTTGCAAATGTTAGAGGCGTTACGCAATTTTGTTTTAAAGACAATTGGGTAG
- a CDS encoding alcohol dehydrogenase — MLAALLYGQEDLRLEQVADPTPAAGEVVIQVGAATTCGTDLKVWRRGGHAKMLKPPTLFGHEAAGVIVAVGAGVNDWQVGDRVVANNSAPCIKCFFCQRQEYSLCPNLTWNNGTFAEYLKIPAPIVKHNLLHLPDELPLELAAMTEPLACVLHGVARSHIKPKDKVVVLGDGAIGLMFVAALADTSEVILWGGNDHRLEIGQKLGAAQTFNYHQIPDIPGVVKELTQGWGADVVIEATGVPSVWETAIACARPGATVNLFGGCPRDTTITVNTEQLHYSELTLKGVFHNTPESVRSALAMIASRKKPLELLISEKRPLKDLEQVFQEMKARQVIKVAMVCTQD; from the coding sequence TTGTTAGCAGCATTACTTTATGGCCAGGAAGATTTACGGTTAGAGCAAGTCGCTGACCCCACACCAGCAGCTGGTGAAGTTGTCATTCAAGTGGGTGCAGCGACAACTTGCGGTACAGATTTGAAAGTGTGGCGGCGTGGTGGTCATGCCAAGATGTTGAAACCACCCACATTGTTTGGTCATGAAGCCGCTGGAGTGATTGTAGCGGTGGGTGCAGGTGTCAACGATTGGCAAGTAGGCGATCGTGTCGTGGCGAATAACTCTGCCCCCTGCATAAAATGCTTTTTTTGTCAACGCCAAGAGTATTCCTTATGCCCTAATTTGACTTGGAATAATGGCACATTTGCCGAATACCTAAAAATTCCTGCACCCATAGTCAAGCATAATTTATTGCATCTTCCTGATGAATTGCCCTTAGAGTTGGCGGCGATGACAGAACCATTAGCTTGTGTATTACATGGTGTCGCCCGTTCCCATATCAAACCCAAAGATAAAGTAGTTGTGTTGGGAGATGGGGCGATTGGTTTAATGTTTGTCGCCGCATTAGCTGATACATCTGAAGTAATACTCTGGGGCGGAAATGACCACAGGCTAGAAATTGGTCAAAAACTCGGCGCAGCCCAAACATTTAACTATCATCAAATTCCCGATATTCCTGGTGTGGTGAAAGAACTTACCCAAGGCTGGGGTGCAGATGTAGTGATTGAAGCCACTGGTGTACCTAGTGTATGGGAAACTGCGATCGCCTGCGCCCGTCCGGGTGCAACAGTCAACTTATTCGGCGGCTGTCCCAGAGATACGACCATTACCGTGAATACAGAACAATTGCACTACAGCGAACTCACATTAAAAGGCGTATTTCACAACACACCGGAATCTGTGCGATCGGCACTTGCAATGATAGCCAGTCGCAAAAAACCTTTAGAATTACTTATCAGTGAAAAGCGACCTTTAAAGGATCTAGAACAAGTTTTTCAGGAGATGAAAGCGCGTCAAGTAATTAAAGTAGCAATGGTTTGTACTCAGGACTGA